In Halogranum gelatinilyticum, the DNA window GGGGTGAAAAACGCAGAAACCGACTCGCGCGGTTATCCGTCGCCGTGTTCGTCGACGATGACGACCTCGCCGTCTTCGACGGTCACGTTGATGAGCGTCTTGACGTCGTAGTCGGTGTCGTCGAGTTCGTTCGGCCCGGCCTTCTTGATGACAGCGACGACGTCGACGACGTCGGCACCGACGTCCTGCGTCAGCGCGTCGAGGATGGCCTTCATCGTGCCGCCGGTCGAGAGCACGTCGTCGAGGACGAGGACGCGGTCGCCCTCCTCGACGTCGTTGATGTACATCTCGGACTCGGAGTAGCCCGTCTCCTGGAAGAGCGGAACTTCGCCGTCGAGACCGTACTCGCGCTTTCGGATGACGACGAGCGGGATGTCCGTCATCAGCGAGACGGCCGTCGAGATGTGGATGCCCATCGCCGCGGGCGTGACGATCTTGTCGACGTTCTCCAGCTCTGCCTTCCGGATGATCTTGATGACGATCTCGCGGAGAAGCGACGGTTCGAGCATCGGGACGCCGTCACTGATCGGATGGACGAAGTACTCGTACTCGCCTTTCTCGATGATGGGTGCATCAAGCAGCGACTGCCGCAGTTGGTCCATGTCGCCTGTTTCGCAGGTTCTATGTAAAAGATGGCGGTTCGAGGGTGGTTCGTGGGGGTGTCGCACTGTAAGCGGGCCGAACAGTCAGCAGGGACAATCAATCAATTCAGGCCGTCAGTTCGGTCTGGAAGATGACTGATTGACTCTCAATGTCGATGATTCTGACGGTTACAACGTCACCGGTGGCGATTCCGTCGATGTTGTCGGCCGTGGGAGTTCCGTAGACCCACGAGTTGGAAATCTGCGTTTCCGACGGACCAGCGTCCGCATCAACCTCAATGATTGCTGAACCACCCGCCGAGAGGGTCGTATCAGAACCTGCTGCGGTGGGTTCGAAGGTCGTCGTCGACGCGCCGATAGTCACGATGACTCGCGTCTCGTCGGAGTGCAGCGCGTCGCCGCCGTTGTGCTGGATGGTGACTGTGTCGTCAGCCGCACTCACCGTCGCCTTCAACGACGCCTGCGGGGCCGTCTGACCGACCGAGTCCCCGAGGCCGAGGACGAACGTCCCGATGACGGCTGCGAGGATGACCGTGATAGCGACCATGAGGATGACGCCGATGACCGGCGAGACTGCGCGCTCTTCTGTGGTGAACGTAGTGAACGTCATGTTGTGACTCCGTACACGAGTCGGTGATCGCTCTACACGCGTCGGTGCTGAAGGGCTCTCTCCCGCCTGCGTCGCGTCTGGGTAGACGTGAGTCGTCGACCCGAAGAGCGACGCCACTTGCCGGAGGCTCGTTCGTCGAGAACCAACCAAGCAACAAGTAGCGGGCGTCTCCCCCGTGTACTACGTCCTCACTAACGCGCTCTGAGAGGATAAAGTAGCAGGGAGAAAGACTGTCACTGCATACGGACAGTCTGTGTCAGCGACAGCGTGTTGAATTCGGTCGAAACAATAGGAGAAAGCGGGCGGTTAGACGACGAGTTAGACGACGACCATGAGCGCGATGCCGATGGTCGTGACGGCGACCAACAGGAGGATGCTGGTCCCGATTCCCGCGTGTAGCGAGCGGGGCCACGCGGCCTCGTCCTCGCCGGTTGCCTCGTCCGGCGTCCGGCCGACGGCGTTGCGGACGACCGTCTCGGGATTACGGAGCGTCCGGGTGACGCCGCCTGCGGTGGCGACCACTGCGCGGTCGACGGCGGCGTACGTCTCGGTGACGCCGCGGACCAGCCCGCGGGTCCCGTAGAAGGTCAGCGGGTTGTAGACGGCGTCGATGTCCGGAACGCGGCCGACGCGGTCGAGCGGCTTCTTGAGGATCGCGAAGCCGACGATACCCAGCACGGCCAGAATCAGACCCTCCACGATGTGGCCGACCGTGTACGTCGTGTACTCGAAGCCACCCTCGTTGCCGGGCAGGATGGCGAACAGCGCGTCGGGGACGAGACCGTAGGCGACACAGAGCACCGCCACCGAGACCATCGCGACCTGCTGGAGACGGTTTGCGTCGCGGACTTCGCCGTCGTAGTCGCCCTCGTAGAAGGCGTACCAGCCGAGCTTGATGAACGACAGGAACGTCCCGACACCTCCTGCGAGCAGGAGATACCAGACGACGTCGAGATGTTTGTAGTGCGCCTCGGCGATGATCATCCCCTTACTGACGAAGCCATTGAAGCCGGGGAAGCCCGCGAT includes these proteins:
- the hpt gene encoding hypoxanthine/guanine phosphoribosyltransferase — its product is MDQLRQSLLDAPIIEKGEYEYFVHPISDGVPMLEPSLLREIVIKIIRKAELENVDKIVTPAAMGIHISTAVSLMTDIPLVVIRKREYGLDGEVPLFQETGYSESEMYINDVEEGDRVLVLDDVLSTGGTMKAILDALTQDVGADVVDVVAVIKKAGPNELDDTDYDVKTLINVTVEDGEVVIVDEHGDG
- a CDS encoding type IV pilin, with the translated sequence MTFTTFTTEERAVSPVIGVILMVAITVILAAVIGTFVLGLGDSVGQTAPQASLKATVSAADDTVTIQHNGGDALHSDETRVIVTIGASTTTFEPTAAGSDTTLSAGGSAIIEVDADAGPSETQISNSWVYGTPTADNIDGIATGDVVTVRIIDIESQSVIFQTELTA